In Paenibacillus kyungheensis, the following are encoded in one genomic region:
- a CDS encoding radical SAM protein, giving the protein MPKNRPYLYHELTNSICTTCYRKVEAKIIEEDGRIYMLKRCLVHGPEKVLISTDVEYYHRTREFIKPSEMPLVWNTPIKYGCPYDCGLCPDHEQHSCLTLLEITDHCNLQCPICFAESSPHRTSYRSLEQIAFMLDRIVENEGEPDIVQISGGEPTTHPQFFEILDMCKSRPIQHIMLNTNGIRIAQDREFTKRLASYMPGFEIYLQFDSFEADVLKELRGADLRRIREDAIRHLNKYNLSTTLVVTLKKGLNDTEIGKIIQYGLKQKAVRGVTIQPIQAAGRLEGYDPATDRLTVSEVRQMIIDQSEVFQEDDILPVPCHPDCLAMGYALKLGREVLPLTRMIEPSILLEGDSNTIVFEQDPVIRGKLFELLSTGHSPISSALSLKSLLCCLPLAAVPKEINYDNVFRVIIMQFLDAYNFDVRSVKKSCVHIVHPDGRIIPFDTYNLFYRDDKEKLLEERKQEIATAWD; this is encoded by the coding sequence ATGCCTAAAAATCGACCGTATCTATATCATGAATTGACGAATAGTATCTGTACGACTTGTTACCGCAAAGTCGAAGCCAAAATTATTGAAGAAGATGGACGAATATATATGCTCAAGCGTTGCCTTGTACATGGGCCTGAAAAAGTACTTATTTCTACAGATGTAGAGTATTATCATCGCACACGAGAATTTATTAAGCCTTCAGAAATGCCTTTAGTCTGGAACACACCGATTAAGTACGGTTGTCCTTATGATTGCGGGTTATGCCCGGATCATGAGCAACATAGCTGTCTTACTTTACTAGAGATTACCGATCATTGTAATCTGCAATGCCCTATTTGCTTTGCTGAATCTTCACCTCATCGTACTTCTTATCGTTCGCTAGAACAGATTGCATTTATGTTAGATCGGATTGTAGAAAATGAAGGCGAACCGGATATCGTACAGATTAGTGGAGGAGAGCCGACAACGCATCCACAATTTTTTGAAATTTTAGATATGTGCAAAAGCCGTCCAATTCAACATATTATGCTCAATACAAATGGGATTCGGATTGCGCAAGATCGTGAGTTCACCAAGCGATTAGCTTCGTATATGCCAGGCTTTGAAATCTACTTGCAATTTGATAGCTTTGAAGCTGATGTATTGAAAGAACTACGTGGTGCTGATCTTAGGCGTATACGAGAAGATGCGATTCGTCATCTAAATAAATATAATTTATCGACCACTCTGGTAGTGACGCTAAAAAAAGGATTAAACGATACAGAAATCGGTAAAATTATTCAATATGGACTCAAACAAAAAGCTGTTCGTGGTGTCACTATTCAACCGATTCAAGCAGCAGGGCGCTTAGAAGGATATGATCCAGCGACAGATCGCTTAACCGTAAGTGAAGTCAGACAAATGATTATCGATCAATCAGAAGTATTTCAAGAAGATGATATTTTACCGGTTCCTTGTCATCCTGATTGTCTAGCAATGGGCTATGCACTCAAATTAGGACGTGAAGTGTTACCATTAACACGTATGATTGAGCCTTCAATCTTGTTAGAAGGGGATAGCAATACGATTGTATTTGAACAAGATCCGGTGATTCGTGGTAAATTATTTGAGCTGTTATCGACGGGTCACTCACCGATTTCTTCGGCACTATCGCTCAAAAGTCTGTTATGCTGTCTACCTCTTGCAGCAGTGCCGAAAGAAATTAACTATGATAATGTATTTCGCGTTATTATTATGCAGTTTTTAGATGCTTATAACTTTGATGTTCGGTCTGTCAAAAAATCATGTGTGCATATTGTCCATCCAGATGGGCGCATTATCCCTTTTGATACGTACAATCTATTTTATCGTGATGATAAAGAAAAGCTGTTAGAAGAACGAAAACAAGAGATTGCTACAGCTTGGGATTAA
- a CDS encoding prolipoprotein diacylglyceryl transferase, with amino-acid sequence MEFPVYFYLGSWRIHPHVLFESLGYFLGFRLYLWTRRPSEMSKLMSLQILAGTILGAALGAKLLFWFENPVATWEQLRQFHLLWGGKTIVGGLLGGLIGVELTKRWIGWKSSTGDDFVYPLILGLALGRIGCFLTGLDDHTYGIATTWITGVNFGDGVMRHPTQLYEIAFLIVLAVCLIPLYRQSRLLSVLSSEGQTSTSYTSYVSGRMFQWFMASYLLFRFVIEYIKPTLHPYWGHNNIQLACVAGLIYYSWLIWGKRRNNSHQVKAI; translated from the coding sequence ATGGAGTTTCCTGTCTATTTTTATTTAGGGTCATGGCGTATTCATCCCCATGTGTTGTTTGAATCGTTAGGTTACTTTTTAGGATTTCGTCTCTATTTGTGGACACGTCGACCTAGTGAAATGTCCAAGCTGATGAGTCTGCAAATATTAGCAGGTACGATTCTCGGAGCGGCGTTAGGTGCTAAGTTATTATTCTGGTTCGAAAATCCAGTAGCAACCTGGGAACAATTACGTCAGTTTCACTTGTTGTGGGGTGGAAAAACGATTGTCGGAGGATTGTTAGGAGGGCTGATCGGTGTAGAATTGACCAAGCGCTGGATCGGTTGGAAAAGCTCTACAGGAGACGATTTTGTCTATCCGCTAATACTTGGTCTGGCGCTAGGGCGAATAGGATGCTTTTTGACCGGATTGGATGATCATACGTATGGGATAGCAACAACATGGATAACAGGTGTAAATTTTGGTGATGGAGTTATGCGTCATCCGACTCAATTATATGAGATTGCTTTTCTAATTGTACTGGCAGTCTGCTTGATTCCGTTATATCGTCAAAGTCGTCTGTTATCTGTATTATCGTCTGAAGGTCAGACATCCACATCGTACACTTCCTATGTATCCGGTCGAATGTTCCAGTGGTTTATGGCAAGTTATCTGTTATTTCGATTTGTAATTGAATATATCAAGCCTACTTTGCATCCTTATTGGGGACATAATAATATTCAGTTAGCTTGTGTGGCTGGATTAATTTATTATAGCTGGCTGATCTGGGGCAAACGTAGAAATAATTCTCATCAGGTAAAAGCAATATAG
- a CDS encoding SDR family NAD(P)-dependent oxidoreductase, whose product MSISLKKLKDQVIVITGASSKVGIATAKMAAAKGAKVLLTSKNEDALLQLATELRAKGYPATWVPADIGREEDVHKIADAAIRTFGRFDTWVNSSDVSLLGDSTEATQDDIKRMFNMNYRGIIYSSKIAINHFKERGVPGALINMSAVWSDRGTVIPVPSSASNFSVKEWTDNLRAEVAKDKVPVSITLLHPGKAVTPYNETMKKHKVMVYPAGSVAENIIYAAQNPKEDIPVYVKESKHPILSSLAVAGLGVIVYASIKQKDQPYQSKDQV is encoded by the coding sequence ATGTCTATTTCACTTAAAAAATTAAAAGATCAAGTTATCGTTATTACAGGTGCTTCAAGTAAAGTTGGTATTGCTACAGCTAAAATGGCAGCAGCTAAAGGCGCAAAAGTTCTACTTACTTCTAAAAATGAAGATGCGCTCCTCCAGTTAGCTACAGAACTTCGTGCTAAAGGATATCCAGCAACATGGGTTCCCGCAGATATTGGAAGAGAAGAAGATGTTCACAAGATTGCCGATGCCGCTATTCGTACATTTGGACGTTTTGATACTTGGGTGAACAGCTCTGATGTCTCTTTACTTGGCGATTCTACAGAAGCGACTCAAGACGATATCAAGCGTATGTTCAATATGAATTATCGCGGAATTATTTATAGTTCGAAGATTGCTATCAATCATTTCAAAGAACGTGGCGTTCCTGGCGCATTGATCAATATGAGTGCTGTCTGGAGTGATCGTGGTACAGTGATCCCTGTTCCTTCTTCCGCTTCTAATTTTTCTGTAAAAGAATGGACAGATAATCTAAGAGCAGAGGTTGCTAAAGATAAAGTTCCTGTATCTATTACGCTTCTTCATCCGGGCAAAGCAGTAACTCCATATAACGAAACGATGAAAAAACATAAAGTTATGGTCTATCCAGCAGGTTCTGTTGCTGAAAATATTATCTATGCCGCTCAAAATCCTAAAGAAGATATTCCTGTGTATGTAAAAGAAAGCAAACACCCTATTTTATCTTCTCTTGCTGTTGCAGGTCTTGGTGTTATTGTCTATGCTTCGATCAAACAAAAAGACCAACCATACCAATCCAAAGATCAAGTGTAA
- a CDS encoding DUF896 domain-containing protein, whose product MIVSLNRINELAKKQREEGLTAEEKAEQQVLRKEYLSEIRGQVLSTFSGLTVVDELGNDVTPDKIRMEKEQGKHQ is encoded by the coding sequence ATGATAGTAAGTTTGAATCGTATTAATGAATTGGCTAAAAAACAGCGTGAAGAAGGTCTGACTGCTGAAGAGAAAGCGGAACAGCAAGTCTTGCGTAAAGAATATTTAAGCGAAATCCGTGGACAGGTACTGAGTACTTTCTCAGGTTTGACTGTTGTGGATGAATTAGGAAATGATGTTACACCCGATAAAATTCGCATGGAAAAAGAACAAGGTAAACATCAATAA
- a CDS encoding ABC transporter permease, producing MERFTIGKVFREELGLMLKDKKLIIILLITPILYSVLFGFLYSHERITEIPIVVYDGDNSQLSRQIIQAFDATDTFAVTKQSWNQDDIVQQVEEGQFKVGLIIPNDFSASLKHGENVPILTVIDGSNLMYSNSASRIANQVISSVSAGASMKALEQKGMNSNQANSVFSTIPFRSRVLYNPVYNYKLFMPIGVISTALQQCLLLGIALSCTRDKELGTWSRFYHWRHTPWRLAIAKLTPYFLAGMVNVITVFSIAAFAFHIPFKGQLLPFLLISIAFNLALCGLGFLFSLFSRTKVDATQTLMLIAVPSFMLSGYTWPLEAMPTFLQMVAKALPLTYYLDAVRAITLKGQGMSAIVQDILALSLIGLISLLIALIAYPLAFKKSEQQAGEVIQVEQTTVESKY from the coding sequence ATGGAACGGTTTACGATAGGAAAAGTATTCCGCGAAGAATTGGGATTGATGCTTAAAGACAAAAAGCTGATTATTATTTTATTAATTACACCGATTTTATATTCTGTATTATTTGGATTTTTATATTCACATGAACGGATTACAGAGATTCCGATCGTTGTCTATGATGGCGACAATTCGCAATTAAGCCGGCAAATTATTCAAGCGTTCGATGCTACCGATACCTTTGCGGTTACCAAGCAAAGCTGGAATCAAGATGATATTGTCCAGCAAGTCGAAGAGGGACAATTTAAAGTAGGCTTGATTATACCTAATGACTTTTCAGCGTCACTCAAGCATGGTGAAAATGTTCCGATACTGACAGTGATTGATGGTAGTAATCTAATGTACTCCAACAGCGCTAGTCGAATTGCGAATCAGGTCATTAGTAGTGTGAGTGCAGGGGCATCAATGAAAGCATTGGAGCAAAAAGGAATGAATAGCAATCAAGCCAATTCTGTTTTTAGCACGATTCCTTTTCGTTCACGTGTATTATACAATCCGGTGTATAATTACAAATTATTTATGCCAATCGGTGTTATCTCTACAGCGCTTCAGCAATGTTTATTGTTAGGTATTGCTTTATCATGTACAAGAGATAAAGAGCTTGGCACATGGAGTCGGTTTTACCACTGGCGACATACCCCGTGGAGACTTGCGATTGCTAAGCTTACACCTTATTTTCTAGCAGGAATGGTCAATGTGATCACAGTATTCAGCATAGCGGCATTTGCATTTCATATTCCATTCAAAGGACAGTTGTTGCCTTTTCTTCTCATTTCGATTGCTTTTAATCTAGCCTTATGTGGATTAGGATTTTTGTTCAGTCTGTTCTCACGTACCAAAGTTGATGCTACCCAGACATTGATGCTGATCGCTGTACCTTCCTTTATGTTATCTGGTTATACATGGCCGTTAGAAGCGATGCCTACGTTTTTGCAAATGGTTGCCAAAGCGTTACCGTTAACTTATTATCTGGATGCAGTACGAGCCATTACTTTAAAAGGTCAGGGCATGTCCGCTATTGTGCAAGATATATTGGCACTTAGCTTGATAGGATTGATTAGCTTATTGATTGCCCTTATTGCTTATCCATTAGCGTTCAAAAAGTCTGAACAACAAGCAGGGGAAGTTATCCAAGTAGAGCAGACAACTGTAGAATCAAAATACTGA
- a CDS encoding HlyD family secretion protein, with translation MKFKKYAIYSVIVIAILLCFYAVFTWGKQGHLLNAEASTSTPTAYVESDVINASFKVAGRVDQLLVQEGQQVKKGQIIARLESKELQNKVAQAQAAVETANANVAQAQAGVEQAQAGVTQAQAGKVQASASVTEAQAAVNAAQVKKSQGEMTVDVTANTASSKLQEAEAAAKAAKAKWEALKSGARPEEIQQAKVNMQITKEALATVNKSLKRVQQLHTNGLATEAALDQATIEQKQAQAKYDAAVQQLQLVQKGSRPQEIAAAQAQYEQALASIKEAKAGQGQVALQQEGVKAATAGIDQAQGAVAQAQGAVAQAQGAIEQATATLTQAKSKVKAARSQVSQAKAALQEAQTYFSYTVLRASVDGVIQSKSLNVGEMASAGFPVYALETTSQRWAKFYVTETDLNGLRVGDPVQVTLLSGNTVVKGKVSVIDAAADFAIQKPSQTSGDTDIRSFGVKVELLNLPATVPTGSTVIFHGKGVQ, from the coding sequence ATGAAATTTAAAAAATACGCCATATACAGTGTGATTGTGATCGCAATCTTGCTTTGCTTTTATGCGGTGTTTACATGGGGAAAACAAGGTCATTTATTAAATGCAGAAGCATCGACTTCTACACCAACTGCTTATGTCGAATCAGATGTCATTAATGCTAGCTTCAAAGTAGCTGGTAGAGTGGATCAATTGTTAGTACAAGAAGGACAGCAAGTGAAAAAAGGGCAGATTATTGCTCGTCTTGAAAGTAAAGAATTGCAGAATAAAGTAGCGCAAGCTCAAGCTGCGGTTGAGACAGCGAATGCTAATGTAGCTCAAGCCCAAGCTGGTGTTGAACAAGCTCAAGCTGGAGTAACTCAGGCGCAAGCAGGCAAAGTACAAGCGAGTGCAAGTGTGACCGAAGCCCAAGCCGCAGTGAATGCTGCACAGGTGAAAAAAAGTCAGGGCGAAATGACAGTGGATGTGACAGCGAATACCGCTTCTAGCAAACTGCAAGAAGCTGAAGCTGCTGCCAAAGCCGCTAAAGCCAAATGGGAAGCGCTCAAAAGTGGAGCCAGACCTGAAGAGATTCAACAAGCGAAAGTGAATATGCAAATAACCAAAGAAGCACTAGCAACTGTGAATAAAAGTCTCAAACGTGTGCAGCAATTACATACCAACGGGTTAGCTACCGAAGCCGCACTCGATCAAGCCACTATTGAACAAAAACAAGCACAGGCGAAATATGACGCGGCAGTCCAACAGCTCCAATTAGTACAAAAAGGAAGTCGTCCACAAGAGATTGCGGCGGCGCAAGCGCAATATGAACAAGCATTAGCAAGTATAAAAGAAGCGAAAGCCGGACAAGGGCAAGTAGCTTTGCAACAAGAAGGAGTCAAAGCGGCAACAGCAGGCATTGATCAAGCTCAAGGCGCTGTAGCCCAAGCTCAAGGTGCTGTTGCTCAAGCCCAAGGCGCTATCGAGCAAGCAACAGCTACACTCACCCAAGCCAAATCCAAAGTCAAAGCAGCCCGTTCACAAGTGAGTCAGGCGAAAGCCGCTTTGCAAGAAGCTCAAACGTATTTTAGCTATACCGTATTGCGTGCTTCTGTCGATGGAGTAATACAATCCAAGTCATTAAATGTTGGTGAAATGGCAAGTGCAGGCTTCCCGGTCTATGCACTGGAGACTACTAGCCAGCGCTGGGCGAAATTTTACGTAACCGAAACCGATCTGAATGGACTTCGAGTAGGTGATCCTGTTCAAGTGACTTTACTTTCTGGAAATACAGTCGTTAAAGGAAAAGTAAGTGTCATTGATGCCGCGGCTGACTTTGCGATTCAAAAACCAAGTCAAACTTCTGGTGATACAGATATCCGTTCATTCGGAGTCAAAGTAGAATTGCTCAATCTGCCTGCTACAGTACCTACAGGTTCGACGGTTATTTTCCATGGTAAAGGAGTTCAGTAA
- a CDS encoding LysR family transcriptional regulator: MNIEQMEYIIEVAKCGSLTKAAENCHITVTGVSRAISLFEQEIGMRIFIRSRSGTTVTPEGQSIITKASRILKQIEELKSEAQSYREMNNAKLRISTIPGPISLLIDVITELKKEFPNSRIEIKENSTDAVIDDVEHERSDIGFFLLKEHHLPTTSDLIFEPLMKDNMVLGVSVHSPLSNQSSVTLQDLKDYPFVLYNDPYIIAFVNTLDKPDILFQSNNVEAILKAVKEDIAVTIGTDYSFRGYTMSQNRGIVTIPFEISAEDPSYLWSVTSRNNTASEAEQLFVKRVKNLLLL, from the coding sequence ATGAATATAGAGCAAATGGAATATATTATTGAAGTAGCTAAATGCGGATCATTAACCAAAGCCGCTGAAAATTGTCATATTACAGTAACCGGAGTCAGTCGTGCGATCTCTTTATTTGAACAAGAAATCGGTATGCGAATATTTATACGTTCTCGCTCGGGAACTACTGTGACTCCTGAAGGACAAAGCATCATTACCAAAGCCAGTCGAATTCTCAAGCAAATCGAAGAACTCAAATCAGAAGCGCAAAGTTATCGGGAAATGAATAATGCCAAATTACGCATTTCTACGATTCCCGGACCGATCTCTTTATTAATAGATGTAATCACTGAACTCAAAAAAGAATTTCCAAATAGCCGGATAGAAATCAAAGAAAATAGTACAGATGCTGTAATTGATGATGTGGAGCATGAACGTAGTGATATCGGCTTTTTTCTTTTAAAAGAACATCATTTACCTACTACATCAGATCTGATATTTGAGCCGTTAATGAAAGATAATATGGTGCTGGGTGTTAGTGTACACAGTCCTCTCTCCAACCAATCATCAGTTACTTTGCAAGATTTGAAAGACTATCCGTTTGTACTATATAACGATCCATATATTATCGCTTTTGTTAACACGTTAGATAAGCCGGATATTTTATTTCAAAGTAATAATGTAGAAGCTATTCTCAAAGCCGTCAAAGAAGATATAGCAGTAACAATTGGTACCGATTATTCGTTTCGCGGGTATACGATGTCTCAAAATCGAGGGATTGTCACAATACCTTTTGAAATATCAGCGGAAGACCCTTCTTATCTATGGTCTGTCACCTCACGTAATAATACGGCGTCTGAAGCAGAGCAACTGTTTGTCAAAAGAGTCAAAAATCTATTACTCCTTTAA
- a CDS encoding class I SAM-dependent methyltransferase, whose protein sequence is MTNDISNDLFHPLVWEQAWANDSFTAVKQMKASGIDPAHSFDTKAVSFNKDVFSAEGQQRTTRILNWIQGQGVPFENASILDIGAASGGFSIPFAQRGGMVTSVEPCVPLQQLLQENADRMASGKVTIVPEEFQDIDVTAKGWNQAFDLVFVSMCPVIYDWPSVEKVLQCASQFCYISSTAGPRENSLVNEVLPLVSEDNQPIQHHGSDMGYLLHLLYLKGYAYESIVTHEMKTVEMSKHDALQHVMMILHLHQVNIRADAKQVISDYLDQQYPSGIVSIQEGGRFGKVLIRLQDRSMYTMEIPANISAQS, encoded by the coding sequence ATGACAAACGATATATCAAATGATTTATTTCATCCGTTAGTATGGGAGCAAGCATGGGCGAATGATTCGTTTACAGCGGTGAAACAAATGAAAGCATCAGGCATAGACCCTGCTCATTCATTTGATACCAAAGCAGTCTCATTTAACAAAGACGTATTCTCGGCAGAAGGTCAACAAAGAACTACACGAATCCTAAATTGGATTCAAGGACAAGGCGTTCCATTTGAAAATGCTTCTATTCTTGATATTGGAGCAGCATCTGGTGGATTTTCGATTCCGTTTGCACAGCGAGGTGGAATGGTCACATCGGTTGAACCTTGTGTTCCTTTACAACAATTGTTACAAGAAAATGCAGATCGTATGGCTTCAGGTAAAGTTACGATTGTGCCAGAAGAATTTCAAGATATTGATGTTACAGCTAAAGGGTGGAATCAAGCTTTTGATCTAGTATTTGTCTCGATGTGTCCAGTCATCTATGATTGGCCAAGTGTAGAGAAAGTACTACAATGTGCTAGTCAATTCTGTTATATTAGTTCAACTGCGGGGCCAAGAGAAAACAGTCTGGTGAATGAAGTGTTACCGCTTGTCAGTGAAGATAACCAACCGATACAACATCATGGTTCAGATATGGGGTATTTACTTCATTTGTTATATTTAAAAGGGTATGCATACGAGTCAATTGTTACGCATGAAATGAAAACAGTTGAAATGTCCAAGCACGATGCGTTACAACATGTGATGATGATACTTCATTTACATCAGGTTAATATACGTGCAGATGCCAAGCAAGTGATCTCCGATTATTTAGATCAACAATATCCTTCAGGTATTGTATCGATTCAAGAAGGCGGACGTTTTGGCAAAGTATTGATACGACTGCAAGATCGCAGCATGTATACGATGGAAATCCCAGCAAATATATCCGCTCAATCATAA
- a CDS encoding CGNR zinc finger domain-containing protein: MDTLWTDFINSDWHDFRESGKHEDRLVLTSWQQRFVEDWKLTASVPASTSELQSLHSLRKLLHDYAIALANGSSADQINWDQLNKIMAQVPVIRQWNNSDGSRQLAYVPLTGDWNSVMADIVSDFVHTVLDQDIHRIRICDNPDCRWVFYDDTRSRTKRYCEDKTCGNLMKVRRFRAKKGSQKSK, from the coding sequence ATGGATACTTTATGGACAGATTTTATCAACAGCGATTGGCATGATTTTCGAGAAAGTGGTAAGCATGAAGATCGCTTGGTACTGACTTCATGGCAACAACGTTTTGTAGAGGATTGGAAATTAACAGCATCTGTTCCGGCATCAACAAGCGAGTTACAGTCATTACACTCACTGCGAAAATTACTGCATGATTATGCAATAGCGCTTGCCAACGGTTCGTCAGCAGACCAGATCAACTGGGATCAATTGAATAAGATTATGGCACAAGTTCCTGTGATTAGACAGTGGAATAATAGTGATGGAAGCAGACAGTTAGCCTATGTACCGTTAACTGGGGATTGGAATAGCGTGATGGCTGATATTGTATCGGATTTCGTGCATACTGTGCTAGATCAAGATATTCATCGTATTCGTATCTGTGATAATCCAGACTGTCGCTGGGTCTTTTATGATGATACACGTAGTCGTACCAAGCGTTATTGTGAAGATAAAACATGTGGGAATTTAATGAAAGTTAGACGATTCCGCGCTAAAAAAGGCTCCCAAAAATCCAAATAA
- a CDS encoding DinB family protein: MTNTNMLDLLLLQKKDIWEHEDWIVPLSVALEGLTSEQAAWIPPGGGNSIWQLVHHMNYYNHELLCHMQNIDPGPRAENNNKTFEYHDSADHEEQWQQALQEIRRLARAIELELAKWDEIKLQEIRPAGDQTWGQAIARWLPHDAYHAGQIVLIRRLQGSWRI; the protein is encoded by the coding sequence ATGACGAATACGAACATGTTAGATCTACTTCTTTTGCAGAAAAAAGATATTTGGGAACACGAAGATTGGATTGTGCCTTTATCTGTAGCGTTAGAAGGTCTTACAAGTGAACAAGCCGCATGGATTCCACCTGGTGGCGGCAATAGTATCTGGCAATTGGTACATCATATGAATTATTACAATCATGAATTATTATGTCATATGCAAAATATTGACCCAGGCCCTCGTGCCGAAAATAACAATAAAACTTTTGAGTATCATGATAGTGCAGACCATGAAGAACAATGGCAACAAGCTCTTCAAGAGATCAGACGACTTGCCAGAGCGATTGAGTTAGAACTTGCCAAATGGGATGAAATAAAATTACAGGAGATTCGCCCTGCTGGCGATCAGACGTGGGGACAAGCTATTGCGCGTTGGCTTCCTCATGATGCTTATCATGCCGGTCAAATTGTACTTATCCGCAGATTGCAAGGAAGCTGGAGAATCTAA
- a CDS encoding C40 family peptidase — MKKVVLSLLGAAIIFSAQPTNTFASTSNLDQAVSGVMGTPYVWGGTTTNGFDCSGFTRYVFNKFDIELPRTASVQAKMGTYVSKSNLSAGDLVFFNTSGRGISHVGVMVDGRNFAHASTSHGVTISSLSEAYFQNRYVTARHVVSQWAYQSMMEEK; from the coding sequence GTGAAGAAAGTCGTATTATCGCTACTTGGCGCTGCAATCATTTTCTCAGCTCAGCCAACAAATACTTTTGCTAGCACATCTAATCTTGATCAAGCCGTCAGCGGTGTAATGGGAACACCTTACGTTTGGGGAGGTACAACAACCAACGGATTCGATTGTTCCGGTTTTACACGCTACGTTTTTAATAAATTCGACATAGAATTACCGCGCACAGCTAGTGTGCAAGCGAAAATGGGTACATACGTATCAAAAAGTAATTTAAGTGCTGGTGATCTTGTTTTCTTTAATACAAGTGGACGTGGAATATCTCATGTAGGCGTTATGGTAGATGGTAGAAATTTTGCACATGCTTCAACAAGTCATGGTGTAACGATCAGCAGTCTGTCTGAAGCTTATTTCCAAAATCGTTATGTAACGGCAAGACATGTTGTAAGTCAATGGGCATATCAAAGTATGATGGAAGAAAAATAA